The region GTTCAGTTGGACTCGGTTCTTGGTCAGGAGATATACCAGAGATAGAAACTTGATGTAAATCGTAACGAGCTGCTAGATAACCAAAAGCGGCATGTTGTGTTACTAAATCACGATTTTTAGCGGCTACTAAGGTTTCGGAAAATGTCCGATCTAATTCTGCCAACTTTGATTGATACTCTTTCGCTTGTTTTTTGTACACGTCGCTATTTTCTTGATCTAATTCAGTAATAGCTTTAGCGATAGTCTGGACTTCTGCTTGAGCTAGGACTGGGTCTAACCAGACATGGGGATCCACACCATGTGAATGAGTATGTGACTCACTTTCTTCACCTGTTTCAGTAACATCTTCCATCAACTTGATTCCTTGACTTGCTTTAATTACTTTGACCTTTGATGTATCAATACTTTTCAAAACAGATGGGACCCACGTTTCCATCTCATCTGAATTATAGACAAAAACATCAGCCTCTTGAATTTTTGCAATATCTTTCGCACTCGGTTCATAGTCGTGTGGTTCCGTCTCCCCCGTAATCAGCATCGAAACATTTCCTTTTTCACCCACTACTTGTTTACTAAAATCATACATTGGGTAAAAGGTTGTCACTACTTGGAGTTTGTCTGAGTCTGCCTCTTTTGATTTATCATTTCCACATGCGCTTAAAGTCATCAATGCTACCATCCCTAAAATAAATACCCCTAATTTATGTTTCATTCAATATTCCCTCACTTTTCTAAATCGTAATTATTACACTTTGTAAGTATAAAACAGCTTCTTTCAAAATGCAAGATAAAAAAAGTAGAAACTGTTAAATAACAGCTTCTACTTTTAGTTAATTAAATTTCAATTGTTTTTTTTCTAAAAAGTTTTGGAGCATCATAGCAATAATAGTAAAGAAAATTGGCCCAACCATCAAGAAGAATACCGTTTGATAATCTCCTTTAACTAGTGGTTGAATAACTGTAAATACTATGCTTAAAAAGATACTAGTCACTACACTAAAACTTGCCCAATAATAACTTTTTTTACTTTTTAAAACACTAAAAGAAGTATGATCAGTCTTACCTCTTTTAAAAGCAGGGAAAGAGAGCGCTACTAATAGGTAAGGTAACGACCGTGAAATATTAGTCATTAATGTTAGTTGATTATACAAATCATTAATATGTTCGCCTCCAAATGAAACTAATAAAATAAAGCCTGAAACACAAATACATTGAATCCACATAGCATTGTGATAAATTCGGTGACTGTTGCGTTGACGAACCTTAGGTGACCAATAACCAGTGGGCGTCCCACTAAGTAAACTTTTCAATGGTACATAAATAATTGATGATAATAGACCAATATAGACAAAAAATAAAGCAAAGCCAGTATAACGAACTAGTAAATGTGCCATAAATTCAGCCTTGGCCACAGGTAAGCCTGCGGCTAAAGAAACTTGATAGCCTAAATTTTCCATCAAAACGTACATTGCATTACCTAGATGAATCCCCTCACCTGACAAAACAGATTGCCAATGAACACTACTTCCCCATAACATAATCCCTAATAAGTAGTTACAAACAATTAAAAGCGTACCAATTAAGAGAGCTACTGGAAAACGACGTTTCGCATTTTTTACTTGATCTACCATACTTGCAACGGTATCAAGACCACCGAAAGCTGTAATACCAAAGGTAAAGAACGCTAAATTACCTAAAATACCACTATAATTAGGATTAGGTGAAGAAACAAAAGCAACCCCATTTCTTAAGGGTTCAGCTAACACACCGCCATTTTTAATGAGTAAAAAACCATTTCCCACTACAGCAATTGCAAATAAAGTTAACACTAATGTCCCACCAAGTAACATCATCCTGGTTACTTGCTTGAACCCTAAATTAACTAATTTAGTCACAACAATCACAGCTAAAACTGCCATAATCCCCACAATTTGACGATTTGAAAGGCCCATAAAGTGCCAGTCACTTTTAGTTTGATCTTGCCCAAAAATAAAAATAGAAAAAGGAATCCATAATTTCATAAAAACGCTAGTCATCCATAAAATATAGCTACTGTACCATAAGAAGGTTGCAATGAAAGCTGGACGTTCAGATAATGACGATTTTAGCCATGTATAAAGGCCACCTTCTTGATCCTTATAAGTTGATGATAATTCCGACACAATAAATGTATACGGAATAAAAAACACCAATGCTGCAATAATATACCATGGTATCGCCGCATAGCCCATTAAGAAGAAGGCATTTGACATGGCTGAAAACGAATAAACGGTTGTAGTAATCATTAAAATCAATCTAAATTGTGACAATGAAACTTCCTTACTATCTAACATACTCTATCTCTCTTTTCTTATATAAGTTCAATTCTTTTATTGTCTATCACTTTATAAGTCCCCTGAGGAATGTCGATATCCCAAAACTCTTGATCTTTTTCAACTAATTGACATATAAGTCTTAAAACCCCTAGATGACTGACGATTAGAATATTGGTTTCTGGCTCTTCTCTGAGACTCCTATAAATATCCCTAAATACTTTTTCTACACGTTCCTTAAATTGGACAAAAGATTCGGCTTGTGGCGGTGTAATAGTAAAAGGCTGTTCTAACCAAGCTGCCCATTCTTTAGGAAAAGTTGCTTCAATCTCGTCAGCAGATAATCCTTCCCACAGACCAAACCCTTTTTCTCCTAACTCCCGCATCATTATAAAATCAGTTGCCGATTTTTGCGTCACTAATTCTGCCATTTCAATGGTTCGCTTCAAATGACTCGTGTAAATTTTTGAAAATGTTATTTTGTTCAATTGTTCCTGTAAAGATTGACCCTGCACTATCCCTTGCTCATTTAATGAGATATCCAATTCACCATAAAACTTACGCTCGCGATTTAAATTAGTTTCACCATGCCTGATTAGATAAATCATGTCAAAAATCCTCTTGTAGCAAAATAAATTGCTAAAAAGACGACTTGACTGATACAGCCATACGCTCCTAACGTATCACCATTTAGACCAGCTACTTTCTGATAAACCATTCTTTTATATAGTAAACCTACTAAAAATACCCCTAAGTATCCTAACAAGCCTGCCAAACCAAAGAATACGTATAAAATAACTATTGAAAATAATTGGGCTCCCAAAACGCATACGGTGGGTACATTTAAAAATGTGGTACCTAAACCTTGAGTTGATCCCGCATATTTCATTTTATAAAATAATAAAGAAATACCAGTTTTACCGATCAAACTAAAACTAATAACTAGAAGTACTCCTAGTTTTGGGGTTATAATTTGGGCAAACGATTGGACAATTAATAACAACGTTCCATAATAAAAAATTAAAGCTAAGACCCCATTACTACCAATGCGGCTATCTTTCATGATTTCTAACATACGTTCCTTTTTACGTGAAGAAAATAGCCCATCAGCCATATCAGCCAAAGCATCCAAATGAAAACCGCCGGTAATCATTGCATCTACTAATAAAATGATAAAAAATGCAAGTGGGACTGGAAATAAAAAACTTAAACCATAATAAATAAGGGCTTCTAGCCCCCCAATTAAAAAGCCAAATAAGGTAAACCAGTGAATACCATGGCGCATTTTTTCAATAGGTTCATCAATCCCAATTGGGATGGGAATTCTTGTGAAAAATTGGGTGTATAAGATAAGGGCTTTAATCATTTTATTTTTTGAGGAAGACCGCTTATAACAAAATAAACAGCATCCGCCTCCTTTGCTAAATATTGATTGACACGTCCTAAAATATCACGGAACAATCGGCCGAATTTGTTCATAGGAACCAGCCCTAAACCAATTTCATTGGTCACAATGAAACAGTTCTCTGCCCGACTATTCTTCAACTCTGCAATAATTTTTTTCCACTCCACCATAATTTCTTTTTCCAATTTATTCACATCTGTCATTGACATTTTTTCGATAAACTCATCATATTCTGTTGGAGATAAGTCAAATGTTTTTCCTAATAAGTAGAAAAAATAATTGGTTGTAAATAACGTTGCACAATCAAATAAATAACTGCACGTTTCTTTTTGGTGTTCCTTGAAAAAAGTAGGTAAATTTAAATAGCCTTCATGAGTCTGCCATTGACTAGGTCTTTGTAAACGGTGATGATGAATTCTATCTTGCATTTCCTGATCATTTGGATCTGATATCCCTGTTGCAATATAATATACCAATTCTTTTTCTATTAGCTGAGATTCTGCATAACGAGACTTCCCACTCCTAGCTCCTCCTGTTACGACGGTTAATTGTCCCATCATCTCTCCTCCTTAACATAGCCTATAAACTTTAACCCTAACTTTAGTTGCTCAATTTGTTCTTGCTTAGTTGATGAAACACCTATTACTAAAACGGTCGCCGGTCCGGCTGATTTTTTTAACTCTAAAGTATCAGACTGCTCCTCTGCCAATTCAAAAGTCAATTGGCTAGATTTCGCAAGTTCTTCAGCTTCATGTAAGATACCTTTAGAACCAACTGGTAAGATTTCTAAAATACCGGGTACTTCCAATAAATTAGCCAATTCAGCATAAGAAAAAATCATATCACGATGAGCTACAACCTCTTTTCCAACAAAAGGTTGCCCAACATAATACACTGCGTCACCTGCTTTTAAACAACCAATACGTTTTTGATTCGCAAGTACTTTTCCTATAACAGTAATTCCTAAACTAGACATCACTGTTGGCATATTTTCTTCCGTACTACCATTTATTGGTAGGTTACTTAGACCTGCACGGGTCAACTCCTCTTTAATTCCCTCGAGCATTTTCTTACCTGTCGTATCATACTCATTTCCTATGACATCAATTACTGCAATTGGTTGAGCTCCAATCGCTAATACTTCTAATAAAGGAACTCTCAAACAAAAGGCGGCAGTAATCGCTGGTGAGGTTTTCACACAATCGCCTTTTTTCTCTCCAATCGCTGCACTGCTATCACAAGCAATTACTAACTCTTCCTTACCGTCCAACGGTATGATCGTCAAATCACGGTACTGTGTCATGATCATCACTCCTAATTTCCTTTAATAATTTCTTTTATCAAGGCTTTCATTGTACACTCTCTAGCTTCATACGTCACTTCACAATCCACGGATTGAATTGCTTTAGTCGTAATTGGACCAATTGAAGCAAATTTTAAAGGTAGGTTAGTTGTTTGATAACAGTCATAAAAATGATGCCAGGCAGAGGGACTACAAAAAATCACCGTAGCATCACTAGGTCTAGTATTTAGCCAAGCAGTTAACTCTTCTCTTGCATTTTCTGTAAAAACATTGTCATATAAAGTAAAGGCATCAATCCTATGACCAGCTTTTCTTAACTCAGTTTGAACCAATTGTCTTGATAACCTACTTTGCGGAAACAAGACATATTGGGCTGTTATTTGCTGCTCTAGCCATTCTGCTACAAAATATTCCGAGGTAAAAATATCTGGATAATAAGCTCTCTGTTGATCATTTTTTCGTAAAGCTTCATAAGTTTTCTCACCGATGACAGCTAACTTAGCAGTCATCGGAATTTCATCAAATGCTTCATAAAAGAAATTTACAGCAGCCGCACTTGTTAAAAAAATCCAGTCATAAGTAATTTTTCGAGGTAGATCTTTGGGTAAATTTGGTAACAAACTTAAGGAAATTAAGGGAATATCACTAATTCTAAAACCCAAAGATAACAACTCACGTTTCATGTTGGACGAAAGAGGCTGTTGGCGTGTGAAAAGTAATTCTCTAACCATTTATTTCGCGGAATTTTTTGATTAATTCCTTCGCACCTTGTTTATTAAATAACTCTGCGGTGGTCTCTCCTAATTGGTTAGGATTTTCATTTTGGACGGTCTCTTTTAAAATAATCGAACCATCCCCATTACTTAACAGTCCTGTTAGAGTCAATTTCCCTTCTATTAACTCACTATAAGCCCCAATTGGAAAAGTACAACTTCCATCCATTTGGCTTAGAAAAACACGCTCAGCACTCACACATTTTCTAGTCTCTGGACAGTCAATAGCTTTTAATAATTCAATAACATCTTGGCGGTCACTGCGACATTCAATTCCTAAAGCACCTTGTCCGACAGCTGGGACGCACAGGTCTTTTGTAAGACGGATCCCTGTCACTTTATCTTGCCACCCAAGACGATTAAGACCCGCCTCAGCTAAAATAATGGCATCATAGTCTTCTTCATGTAATTTACGATAACGAGAATCAATATTACCACGAATATTTTTCAACTGCAGATCTGGTCGCCAAGCAAGTAACTGTGCCCCTCTTCTTACACTACTTGTTCCAATAATGCTATTTAGCGGTAGCTCATCTAAACTAGCTAAAGGTTCTTTCGAAATTAATAAATCCCATGGACTATTACGTTTCGGAATAGCAGCCAGTGTCACCTCAGGTGGTAAGTATGAGGGCACATCTTTCATACTATGAACAGCAAAATCAATTTCTCCTGCTAGAATGGCCGCCTCAATTTGTTTCATAAAGACACCCTTGCCACCAATTTCTGATAGATGAACATCAACTAAACGATCGCCTTTTGTTACAATTCCTTTAATTTCAATCTCAATATCTGGAAATTTTTCTTGAATCAAGGCTACAGTTTGTTTGGTTTGTGTCATTGCTAATTGACTTTTTCTCGAGCCAACAATATATTTTTTCTTCAAATCGCCACTTCTTTCTACATGCGTCATTGACATGAACTTAGTCTTACTTTGCCAAATATTGCATTAATTTTTCTTTTATTTTCTTACTTAGACTTGGATTTTTACCGTAAGTCGAAATACCAAGTAAATAATCTTCTGTTTTAATGGTTGCCATATTAAAAAAGTTGGAGTTTCTTTGATTGCTCGTATCATTCACTAATTGTCCCTTTTGACAAGCAGCTACAACTTTTTGATTCACTTCTTGATCGTCTGTACAAGCAAACACTAACCAAAAGCCATGAACTATTTTTTCGTCAAATACTCCCTTAATCCAAGTAAAAACAGTTGGATCTAACCCTTCAGCCAGGCTTGGACTAACAACTGTTACCTCAGCACCATTTTCTAATAATTCTTGAATTTTTCGTTTCGCAATCCTACCACCACCAACCACTAAAACTGGTTGATTTTTGATAGCTAGCATGACCGGATAAGCTGCTACCATCTTACACATCACTTCTTTTACTTCTGAAGATTTTAGGGCTGTTTGTATACAATACTTCATCACCTGCTTCTCGTAAATTCGCTACTCGAGCGATGACAAATAAATAATCTGATAAACGATTAATATACACTAAAACCTGTGGGTTAATATCTTCGCTCTGGGACATTAAAGTCACAATTCGTCTTTCTGCCCGTCTAGCTACTGTACGAGCAATATGTAACTGTGCCGCCAAAGGTGTTCCCCCTGGTATAATAAAATGTTCAATTTTAGGGGTTTCCTTTAAATGACTATCAATTAATTTTTCTAAATGAACGACTGCTTCTTGCTTTAGCTTAAAAGGGCGATGAAAATCTGGTACAGCCAAATCACTGCCACAATCAAAAATTTCTTGTTGAATCAGTAGCACTTCTTGCTTTATTTCCCACTCATCAGGTATCAGAGTTAACGCTTGACCAACAATGGCACATAATTCGTCAATTGTCCCATAGCTTTCTACTCTAATGTCATCTTTTTTAAGTCTTTTACCACTCACAATTCGAGTATAACCCGTGTCACCATATTTTGTATAAATACGCATTACGAATCCTTTCCATACTTAGCCATTTCAGCATAAACAAACTCTAAATCTAGATTGTCACGCATAGCTTGAGCTAACTTAGTATATTCACGATCTTTTTGAGTTTCTAATGATTCGGTATTGCCAACTATTTCAGTCAATCCCTTGTTTACCCGTAAACGATTTAACAATTCACGAGACCAACTGATATTATCAAATATCCCATGAAGATATGTTCCAACAATGCTATTATCTTCTGATACAACACCATCATAACGCTCAGTTTCTTGGCCATTTTCTCGTGTGATTTTAGCAAAGCTAGCTAATTTCCCACTTTTATCTCGGGTTTCACCCATGTGAATTTCGTAACCTTTGACTAAGTGTTTACTGACGTTTGCTTCGACTTGAGTTGTTACTTTTTCTTCTAAAAAAGTAGTCTCAAGAGGTAATAAACTAAGACCTGGAACAGACATACTCCCTTCGCTTAAAACCTCTCCTAATAATTGATACCCACCACAAATACCAACAATTTGCGAACCGCGAGCATGACAATCATTAATCGCTTTGGCTAAGCCACTTTCTTTAAGATAGACAGCATCTTCAACTGTATTTTTCGTCCCTGGAATCACTAGTAAGTCTGGTTGCTTTAGGTCACTTAATTTTTTAACATAGCGTAATGACACATCTGGCTGTTGTTCTAAACTACGCATATCAGTGAAATTGGACATTCTAGGCAAACTAATCACGGCAATATCTAATTCTTTACTTTCATCAAACTGAGTTTGCTTTGTCGATAATACAACACTATCTTCCTCATCAATATCTAGGGAAAGATATGGCATAACCCCAATTATAGGGACACCCGTTAACTCTTCAATCATCTCTAAACCTGACTCTAATAATTTTTTGTCGCCTCTAAATTTATTAATCACAACACCTATCACACGTCTCTTATCTTCTGGTTTCATTAAGGCTAATGTGCCATAAATACTAGCAAAAACGCCACCTTTATCAATATCAGCGACTAAAATAACTGGCGCATCAACTAATTTTGCCATCCCCATATTAACAATATCACGATCATTGAGATTTATCTCAGCGGGGCTACCTGCTCCTTCTATTACAATTCGATCGTTTTCTTGTCTTAGTTCATCGTAAACTGACTTAATTTGAGGCAATAAGGTTAACTTATAATCATGATATTCTAATACGTTCATATCTTTTAATACTTTTCCTAAAAAAACCACTTGTGACTGTTGATCAGTAGATGGTTTCAATAAAACTGGATTCATGCGAACATCTGGGGCAATCCCTGCTGCTTCTGCTTGGAAAACTTGGGCGCGTCCCATCTCATCCCCAGTTGCTGTTATATATGAATTTAACGCCATATTTTGAGATTTAAAAGGGACTACATCATAACCATCTTCCTTAAAGACTCGACATAATCCAGCTGCTAAGACACTTTTACCAGCATCTGAAGCTGTCCCTTGTACCATAATTGCCTGCGCTTTGTTCATTACTACCTCACCCTCTCATTCTTTTTTGTTTTGTTGTGAAAAAAATGATTGTTCATTTTCAAATAATGGCAAGTTGAACTGCTGATGAATTTTAACAAGCCATGGTTGCTCTAAATTTGCTTGTAGTAATAGTTCACGATCAATAAAGGCTGTCTCCTTAGTTCCTTGAGTTAGTAATTTCCCATCGGCTAATAAATAAAAATAATCACAACAATCATAAACCAGATCCATGTCATGACTAGAAATGATAATGTTTTTTCCTTGCTTAGCCAAGCGATTAATAACTGACATCATCAAACGTCTACCTTCAGGATCTAAACCGGCAGTTGGCTCATCTAATAACAACCATTTGCTCTCCAAAGCTAAGGCGCCTGCAATGGCTACTCTTTTTTTTTGTCCATAACTGAGATATTGAACCGGTTTTTCTTTAAGGTGGCTAATCCCTAATTCTAATAAAACTTTATCAACTCGATGTGTTATCTCCGCTTCTTCATACCCTAAATTTCTTAAAGCAAAAGCCACATCATCTTTGACAATTGAATAAAAAATCTGTTGATCTGGATTTTGAAATACTAGAGAAACTTCTTGTCGATAAATATACAAATCCTTTTTTTTATAAGAGAGAGGTTTACCTTGATAAGCAATCATTCCTTTTTGTGGCTTTAATAATCCCATTAATGATAGAAATAAGGTCGATTTACCTGAACCATTGGCACCTAATAAACCATAAACATGACCTTCCTTAAACTCTAACGTTAAATCTTTTAAAATTGTTTGACCTTCTTGATAAGAATAGGCTACTTTTTTTACCTCTAACATCTCAGCTTACCTCCCTATTGGAAATTCTCCATCATAAAATTTAATTTCTAAGGCAACCGACATTTGCTGAAACTGTTCTAACATTTGAATCACTAACAAACGACCTAATTGTGCCATACTTAAATAACTGGTTTTTAAATTATGGTAACCAAAACGTAGTTGCTGACTTTTATAAATCATATGTGTTACCTCTAAAAAGATAAAAATAAACCGATACATTAACATTGTAATTTCAATAAAAAAATCTGGTAAATGTAGCTTACTCATCACTTGAATAATCTGTTGAAAAGGAACTGTGAAAATAAAAAAATAAGTGCAAACTAAACAACTAAGAGAACGAATACACAGTTGATAAGCCATTGCTAGACTAGCTGGTGTCACACCTATATAATAATGACCTACAAGAATAGCATGACTAAAACTAACCGGATTTTTAGATCCGGTTAGCATGATTGTCACTAAGCTAATTAATAAAAAAGGAAGTGGGACAAGGAACCATTTAAAGTAACGCTTAAAAGATAAACGTGCCACATACATTGTTAAACTACCTACAAATAACATCATTCCCAATTGAATCGCAGGAAAACTGAGTAAACAAATTAACAACAAAATTAAATAAAAAAATGATTTCTTACACGGACTTACTTTTAACAATCTATTTTGATAAGCAATTTGATCAATGATCAACATTTTTTTCTTTCCCTTTACCTTTGTAATACCCAATTGCATAGGCAATAATTCCTACTCCAATGCTACCTTGCAAGGTGAATAATAGACTCTCAATCTCACCACTTTTAGGTTCATAGATTGGCTCAAACCAAGGTTCATAATCAGGACGTAGCTCAGTAATTAATGTTTCAGCCGCATCATCTGATCCACCATACTCTCCAGTTGAATTAAAAACAAAGGCACTAATCATTAAAATAACAACAATTGCAATCAACGTTAAATTCTTTTTCATTAGTTAGTTCCCCCTTTTAATTGAGCATGTGGCATATATTCAGCGATTAAATTATACATAACAACAGTCAATAGGCCTTCTGCTATAGCAATCGGGATTTGAGTCAAACAAAAAATCCCCATAAATTTAACGATCGTTCCAAAAACACCTAAGCCCGCATCTGGAAAAACAACACCTAATTGAATAGAAGTTGTTAGATAGGTAGCTAAATCTGCTAAAGCTGCACATAAAAAGATTGAAACAGATTGACTTAAATTAACTTTACGCGCTAATTTATAAATACCATATCCGACAAAAGGTCCAACAACTGCCATTGAAAATGCATTTGCTCCTAATGTTGATAAACCACCATGTGCTAACAATAAAGCTTGGAATAATAGACAAATAGTACCAAGTACACTAATAACAGATGGACCAAAGAATAAGGTACCAATCCCAACACCCGTTGGGTGAGAAGTTGATCCTGTCACTGATGGTAATTTTAAAGCGGATAAAATAAAAATAAAGGCACCTGATAGAGCTAATAACATTTTACTTTCAGGGTTCTTTTGAACAATTTTACGCATATTAAGTAAACCGTAAATAAAGAAAGGAATAAAGACTGCAAACCAAAAGGCACACCAAGCAGGAGGTAAAAATCCTTCCATAATATGCATAGCATTTGCTTGTTCTGGTTCACCAACTGTTAAGA is a window of Vagococcus intermedius DNA encoding:
- a CDS encoding energy-coupling factor ABC transporter substrate-binding protein is translated as MKKNLTLIAIVVILMISAFVFNSTGEYGGSDDAAETLITELRPDYEPWFEPIYEPKSGEIESLLFTLQGSIGVGIIAYAIGYYKGKGKEKNVDH
- a CDS encoding energy-coupling factor ABC transporter permease is translated as MTKSTKLKVTGTAGLLLYFLTVGEPEQANAMHIMEGFLPPAWCAFWFAVFIPFFIYGLLNMRKIVQKNPESKMLLALSGAFIFILSALKLPSVTGSTSHPTGVGIGTLFFGPSVISVLGTICLLFQALLLAHGGLSTLGANAFSMAVVGPFVGYGIYKLARKVNLSQSVSIFLCAALADLATYLTTSIQLGVVFPDAGLGVFGTIVKFMGIFCLTQIPIAIAEGLLTVVMYNLIAEYMPHAQLKGGTN